A single genomic interval of Actinomadura rubteroloni harbors:
- a CDS encoding carboxymuconolactone decarboxylase family protein, producing the protein MTPRVRPGRLAEIGPFTWLFARLSGRVAGTGPLNLFLTLGRRPRMFHTWLLFAGSLMPGGVLPRRESELVILRVAHLRSCRYEFDHHVRLARRAGVRAADVERLVAGPSAPGWTERERAVLAAVDDLHASRDLSDATWAALRRHLTEPECVELCMLAGHYEMLATVIGALRIEPDAPRGQVRRA; encoded by the coding sequence GTGACACCGCGCGTCCGGCCCGGCCGGCTCGCCGAGATCGGCCCGTTCACCTGGCTGTTCGCGCGCCTGTCCGGCCGCGTCGCCGGGACGGGGCCGCTCAACCTGTTCCTCACGCTCGGGCGCCGTCCCCGGATGTTCCACACCTGGCTGCTGTTCGCGGGGTCGCTGATGCCCGGCGGCGTGCTGCCGCGCCGGGAGAGCGAACTGGTGATCCTGCGCGTCGCGCACCTGCGGTCGTGCCGGTACGAGTTCGACCACCACGTCCGGCTCGCCCGCCGCGCCGGGGTCCGTGCCGCCGACGTGGAGCGGCTGGTCGCCGGGCCGTCCGCGCCGGGCTGGACGGAGCGCGAGCGGGCCGTCCTCGCCGCCGTGGACGACCTGCACGCTTCCCGCGACCTCTCCGACGCGACGTGGGCCGCGCTGCGGCGGCACCTCACCGAGCCCGAGTGCGTCGAGTTGTGCATGCTCGCCGGCCACTACGAGATGCTGGCGACCGTTATCGGCGCCCTGCGCATCGAACCGGACGCCCCGCGCGGTCAGGTCCGGCGGGCGTAG
- a CDS encoding proteasome assembly chaperone family protein, producing the protein MRNPEDLYELDGDLPALDGPVLLHSLDGFVDAGSTGQLLREHLLDALEHRVIARFDVDSLIDYRARRPTMTFDKDHWSDYAAPELAVHLLRDEVGTPFLLLTGPEPDRLWEGFVASVRDLVKRLGVRLVVGVHGIPMGVPHTRPVGMTSHATRPDLVTRAAWFDRMQVPGSVAGLLEFRLGEAGHDAVGYAVHVPHYLAQASYPAAAVAGLEAVVGASGLVLPSDGLRDAAARTDAEIAEQVAGNDEVEKVVRALEQQYDAFAGAAERESLLADERDMPTADEIAAQFERFLAEQDGTDSA; encoded by the coding sequence GTGCGCAACCCAGAGGACCTGTACGAGCTGGACGGGGACCTGCCCGCGTTGGACGGGCCGGTCCTCCTCCACAGCCTCGACGGCTTCGTCGACGCGGGGTCCACCGGACAGCTCCTCCGCGAGCACCTGCTCGACGCCCTGGAGCACCGGGTCATCGCCCGGTTCGACGTGGACTCCCTCATCGACTACCGGGCGCGGCGCCCGACCATGACGTTCGACAAGGACCACTGGTCGGACTACGCCGCGCCCGAACTGGCCGTCCACCTGCTGCGCGACGAGGTCGGCACCCCGTTCCTGCTGCTGACGGGCCCGGAGCCCGACCGGCTCTGGGAGGGGTTCGTGGCGTCGGTGCGCGACCTCGTCAAGCGGCTCGGGGTGCGGCTCGTCGTCGGGGTCCACGGGATCCCGATGGGCGTGCCGCACACCCGGCCGGTGGGGATGACGTCGCACGCGACGCGTCCCGACCTCGTCACGCGGGCGGCGTGGTTCGACCGGATGCAGGTACCGGGCAGCGTCGCGGGGCTGCTGGAGTTCCGGCTGGGGGAGGCGGGGCACGACGCGGTGGGGTACGCCGTCCACGTCCCGCACTACCTGGCGCAGGCGTCGTATCCGGCGGCGGCGGTCGCGGGGCTGGAGGCGGTCGTCGGGGCGTCCGGGCTGGTGCTGCCGTCGGACGGGCTGCGCGACGCCGCCGCCCGCACCGACGCCGAGATCGCCGAGCAGGTGGCGGGCAACGACGAGGTGGAGAAGGTCGTCCGGGCCCTGGAGCAGCAGTACGACGCGTTCGCGGGCGCGGCCGAGCGCGAGAGCCTGCTCGCCGACGAGCGGGACATGCCGACCGCCGACGAGATCGCCGCCCAGTTCGAGCGGTTCCTCGCCGAGCAGGACGGCACGGACTCCGCGTGA
- a CDS encoding ribulose bisphosphate carboxylase small subunit yields the protein MRVTQGTFSYLPDFTDEEIARQIAYALDRDWPCSVEFTDDPHPRNSYWEMWGLPMFDLKDPAGVLLEVNECRKAYPNHYIRLNAYDARYGRQTTALSFIVQRPAEEPGFRLDRTETSDRRTQYTTHPYALDRPQGDRYPTS from the coding sequence ATGCGCGTGACCCAAGGAACCTTCTCCTACCTGCCGGACTTCACCGACGAGGAGATCGCCCGGCAGATCGCCTACGCCCTGGACCGGGACTGGCCCTGCTCGGTGGAGTTCACCGACGACCCGCACCCCCGGAACTCCTACTGGGAGATGTGGGGCCTGCCGATGTTCGACCTCAAGGACCCGGCGGGCGTCCTGCTCGAAGTGAACGAGTGCCGCAAGGCCTACCCGAACCACTACATCCGGCTGAACGCCTACGACGCCCGGTACGGACGGCAGACGACCGCTTTGTCGTTCATCGTCCAGCGTCCCGCCGAGGAGCCCGGGTTCCGGCTGGACCGCACCGAGACCTCCGACCGGCGCACCCAGTACACGACCCACCCGTACGCGCTCGACCGCCCGCAGGGCGACCGGTACCCGACGTCATGA
- a CDS encoding form I ribulose bisphosphate carboxylase large subunit has protein sequence MSAGRWSAGVIPYAEMGYWRPDYEPKDSDILAAFRITPQQGVPPEEAGAAVAGESSTATWTVVWTDRLTSYENYQAKCYRVEPVPGQEGQFIAYIAYDLDLFEEGSIANLTSSIIGNVFGFKALKALRLEDMRIPTHYVKTFQGPAHGIIMEREYLGKFGRPLLGATVKPKLGLSARNYGRVVYEALRGGLDFTKDDENINSQPFMRWRDRFLYCMEGVNKAQAATGEIKGHYLNVTAGTMEAMYERAEFAKALGSVIVMIDLTIGYTAIQSMANWARANGTILHLHRAGHSTYTRQKNHGVSFRVIAKWMRLAGVDHIHAGTVVGKLEGDPNTVAGFYDTLRLDKIAADPVKGLYFDQEWASLPGTMPVASGGIHAGQMHQLLHYLDEDVVLQFGGGTIGHPMGIAAGAAANRVALEAMIKARNEGRDFLKEGGDILRAAAKHSRELDVALSTWGDITFNYESTDTPDVVETPVSI, from the coding sequence ATGAGCGCGGGCCGATGGTCGGCGGGCGTGATCCCGTATGCGGAGATGGGCTACTGGCGTCCGGACTACGAGCCGAAGGACAGCGACATCCTCGCCGCCTTCCGGATCACGCCGCAGCAGGGCGTGCCGCCGGAGGAGGCCGGCGCGGCCGTCGCGGGCGAGTCGTCCACGGCGACCTGGACGGTCGTCTGGACCGACCGCCTCACCAGCTACGAGAACTACCAGGCCAAGTGCTACCGGGTGGAGCCCGTCCCGGGGCAGGAGGGCCAGTTCATCGCCTACATCGCCTACGACCTCGACCTGTTCGAGGAGGGGTCGATCGCGAACCTCACGTCGTCGATCATCGGCAACGTGTTCGGGTTCAAGGCGCTGAAGGCGCTCCGCCTGGAGGACATGCGGATCCCGACGCACTACGTCAAGACGTTCCAGGGCCCCGCGCACGGCATCATCATGGAGCGCGAGTACCTCGGCAAGTTCGGCCGCCCGCTGCTCGGCGCGACCGTCAAGCCGAAGCTCGGCCTGTCGGCCCGCAACTACGGCCGCGTCGTCTACGAGGCCCTCCGCGGCGGCCTCGACTTCACCAAGGACGACGAGAACATCAACTCCCAGCCGTTCATGCGCTGGCGCGACCGGTTCCTCTACTGCATGGAGGGCGTCAACAAGGCGCAGGCCGCGACGGGCGAGATCAAGGGCCACTACCTCAACGTCACCGCCGGGACGATGGAGGCGATGTACGAGCGGGCCGAGTTCGCCAAGGCGCTCGGCAGCGTCATCGTCATGATCGACCTGACGATCGGCTACACCGCGATCCAGTCGATGGCGAACTGGGCGCGGGCGAACGGCACGATCCTGCACCTGCACCGCGCCGGCCACTCCACCTACACGCGGCAGAAGAACCACGGCGTCAGCTTCCGCGTGATCGCCAAGTGGATGCGGCTCGCGGGCGTCGACCACATCCACGCCGGGACGGTCGTCGGCAAGCTGGAGGGCGACCCGAACACCGTCGCCGGCTTCTACGACACGCTGCGGCTGGACAAGATCGCCGCCGACCCGGTGAAGGGCCTGTACTTCGACCAGGAGTGGGCGTCGCTGCCGGGGACGATGCCGGTCGCGTCCGGCGGCATCCACGCCGGGCAGATGCACCAGCTCCTGCACTACCTGGACGAGGACGTCGTCCTCCAGTTCGGCGGCGGGACGATCGGCCACCCGATGGGCATCGCCGCGGGCGCCGCCGCCAACCGCGTCGCGCTGGAGGCGATGATCAAGGCGCGCAACGAGGGCCGCGACTTCCTCAAGGAGGGCGGCGACATCCTGCGCGCCGCCGCCAAGCACAGCCGCGAGCTGGACGTCGCCCTGTCCACCTGGGGCGACATCACGTTCAACTACGAGTCCACCGACACCCCTGACGTCGTCGAGACCCCGGTGAGCATCTGA
- a CDS encoding SDR family NAD(P)-dependent oxidoreductase: MIANARRLPPLTGRRVLITGSARGIGAALAERLHARGARVALAGLEPDLLAAVAARCGDAPFAVCDIADRAAVDAAVAAAVGALGGLDVVVANAGIAAQLPVLGGDPAVWDQTLRVNATGTYNTLRAAGPHVAHPRGYALAVASAAAAVQLPLLGAYSASKAAVEALGNTLRAELRPSGARVGVAYFAELDTDMTSRGFGTEAAAALIGGRRSASGLAGVTPLDVGIDALERGIARRARRVVAPWWVAGALPLRMVAQPFLDRIVQRDLDRALEIARGEHAPLTTPQPPGDVA, from the coding sequence ATGATTGCGAACGCGCGCCGCCTCCCCCCGCTGACCGGGCGCCGGGTCCTCATCACGGGCTCCGCGCGCGGCATCGGCGCCGCGCTCGCCGAGCGCCTGCACGCCCGGGGCGCCCGCGTCGCCCTCGCCGGGCTCGAACCCGACCTGCTCGCCGCCGTCGCGGCGCGCTGCGGGGACGCGCCCTTCGCCGTGTGCGACATCGCCGACCGCGCCGCCGTGGACGCCGCCGTCGCCGCGGCCGTCGGCGCCCTCGGCGGCCTGGACGTCGTCGTCGCCAACGCCGGGATCGCCGCGCAACTGCCCGTCCTCGGCGGCGACCCGGCCGTCTGGGACCAGACCCTGCGCGTCAACGCCACCGGCACCTACAACACGCTGCGCGCCGCCGGGCCGCACGTCGCGCACCCGCGCGGGTACGCGCTCGCGGTCGCGTCGGCCGCCGCCGCCGTCCAGCTCCCGCTCCTCGGCGCCTACAGCGCGTCCAAGGCCGCCGTCGAGGCGCTCGGCAACACGCTGCGCGCCGAGCTGCGGCCGTCGGGCGCCCGCGTCGGCGTCGCCTACTTCGCCGAACTCGACACCGACATGACCAGCCGGGGGTTCGGCACCGAGGCCGCCGCCGCGCTCATCGGCGGTCGGCGGTCGGCGTCCGGGCTGGCGGGCGTCACTCCGCTGGACGTCGGCATCGACGCCCTCGAACGCGGCATCGCCCGGCGCGCCCGCCGCGTCGTCGCGCCCTGGTGGGTCGCCGGGGCGCTGCCGCTGCGGATGGTCGCGCAGCCGTTCCTGGACCGGATCGTCCAGCGCGACCTGGACCGCGCGCTGGAGATCGCGCGCGGCGAGCACGCCCCGCTCACCACGCCGCAGCCGCCCGGGGACGTCGCGTGA
- a CDS encoding LysR family transcriptional regulator, which produces MNQEVVRMTEGRLRTFVTVAETGSVREAARRLYVTESAVSAAVAGLARDLGVPLVRRAGRGLALTPPGAVYAGYARQVLGLLEQGRAAARGAADPARGPLRLAAVTTAADELLPDLLAGFRTRWPDVELTLFVGPRRAVFDRLGAHDADLVLAGRPPAELDATVLARHPNDLVVVGAPGLAAGFSLDATPWVMREPGSGTRATAEAYLAEHDAAPPRLVLGSNGAVVAGAAAGLGAALVSREAVGAHLADGRLVVVDAPGTPLDRPWHAVSGPDPTATTRLFVDHLLGAPGWTAA; this is translated from the coding sequence TTGAACCAGGAGGTCGTGCGGATGACCGAGGGACGGTTGCGGACGTTCGTCACCGTCGCCGAGACGGGCTCGGTCCGGGAGGCCGCGCGGCGGCTGTACGTGACGGAGTCGGCGGTGTCGGCGGCGGTGGCGGGACTGGCCCGTGACCTGGGCGTCCCGCTCGTCCGGCGGGCCGGGCGGGGCCTGGCGCTGACCCCGCCGGGCGCGGTCTACGCCGGGTACGCGCGGCAGGTGCTCGGGCTGCTGGAGCAGGGCCGGGCGGCGGCGCGGGGCGCGGCGGACCCGGCGCGCGGGCCGCTGCGGCTCGCGGCGGTCACGACGGCCGCCGACGAACTGCTCCCCGACCTGCTCGCGGGGTTCCGGACGCGCTGGCCGGACGTGGAGCTGACCCTGTTCGTCGGGCCGCGCCGCGCGGTGTTCGACCGGCTCGGCGCGCACGACGCCGACCTGGTCCTCGCGGGGCGCCCGCCCGCCGAGCTGGACGCGACCGTCCTCGCCCGGCACCCGAACGACCTCGTGGTCGTCGGGGCTCCGGGCCTGGCCGCCGGGTTCTCGCTGGACGCGACGCCGTGGGTGATGCGCGAGCCCGGCTCGGGCACCCGCGCGACCGCCGAGGCGTACCTGGCCGAGCACGACGCGGCGCCGCCCCGGCTCGTCCTCGGGTCCAACGGCGCGGTCGTCGCGGGCGCGGCGGCGGGGCTCGGCGCGGCGCTGGTGTCGCGGGAGGCGGTCGGCGCGCACCTGGCCGACGGACGGCTCGTCGTGGTCGACGCCCCCGGCACCCCGCTGGACCGTCCCTGGCACGCCGTGTCGGGCCCCGACCCCACCGCGACCACGCGGTTGTTCGTGGACCACCTCCTCGGCGCGCCGGGCTGGACGGCGGCCTGA
- the cbbX gene encoding CbbX protein, which yields MTDRLGFGMRPGSGSPAEEETLPAGAPLPPDASIDLARERADSQVDDVLDALDRELVGLVPVKTRIREIAALLLIDRVRERFGIDSGRPNLHMCFTGSPGTGKTTVAVRLAELLHRLGYVRRGHLVSVTRDDLVGQYVGHTAPKTKEVLKRAMGGVLFIDEAYYLYRAENERDYGQEAIEILLQVMENQRDDLVVVLAGYKDRMDSFFSSNPGMSSRIAHHIDFPDYAAGELEEIGTMMMEREGYRLDPAAEPVFREYVERRRKQPRFANARSVRNAIERARLRHANRLLDAGGSVDRAELTTLRADDFLGSRVFGPGS from the coding sequence ATGACCGATCGGCTCGGCTTCGGGATGCGTCCCGGGTCCGGCTCCCCGGCGGAGGAGGAGACTCTCCCCGCCGGGGCGCCGCTCCCCCCGGACGCGTCGATCGACCTCGCCAGGGAGCGCGCCGACTCGCAGGTGGACGACGTCCTGGACGCGCTCGACCGCGAACTCGTCGGGCTCGTCCCGGTCAAGACCCGGATCCGGGAGATCGCGGCGCTGCTGCTGATCGACCGCGTCCGGGAGCGGTTCGGGATCGACTCGGGCCGTCCCAACCTGCACATGTGCTTCACCGGGAGCCCCGGGACGGGCAAGACGACCGTCGCCGTCCGGCTCGCCGAGCTGCTGCACCGGCTCGGGTACGTCCGGCGCGGCCATCTCGTGTCGGTCACGCGCGACGACCTCGTCGGCCAGTACGTCGGCCACACCGCGCCGAAGACCAAGGAGGTCCTGAAGCGCGCGATGGGCGGCGTCCTGTTCATCGACGAGGCGTACTACCTGTACCGCGCGGAGAACGAGCGCGACTACGGGCAGGAGGCCATCGAGATCCTGCTCCAGGTGATGGAGAACCAGCGCGACGACCTCGTGGTGGTGCTCGCCGGGTACAAGGACCGGATGGACTCGTTCTTCTCGTCCAACCCCGGCATGAGCAGCCGCATCGCGCACCACATCGACTTCCCCGACTACGCCGCCGGCGAGCTGGAGGAGATCGGGACCATGATGATGGAGCGCGAGGGCTACCGCCTCGACCCGGCCGCCGAACCCGTCTTCCGCGAGTACGTGGAACGGCGGCGCAAGCAGCCGCGGTTCGCCAACGCCCGGTCGGTGCGCAACGCGATCGAGCGGGCCAGACTCCGGCACGCCAACCGGCTGCTGGACGCGGGCGGGTCCGTCGATCGCGCGGAGCTGACCACGCTGCGCGCCGACGACTTCCTCGGCAGCCGCGTGTTCGGTCCCGGAAGCTGA